In a single window of the Fibrobacter sp. genome:
- a CDS encoding helix-turn-helix domain-containing protein: MDLYSMIQAGGRMNFTVTGEDLVQFAETIIEKTIAMRDAELAMAPKDETYLTTDEVIAKFHVCKTTLWTWEKNGYLIPSRWGKRKTYALSELHALMKDKKKRLPNLAAQENKLADTLGKEVQG, translated from the coding sequence ATGGATTTATACTCAATGATTCAGGCTGGTGGTCGCATGAATTTCACGGTCACTGGCGAGGATCTTGTCCAGTTCGCAGAGACCATTATCGAGAAGACTATCGCTATGCGAGATGCCGAATTGGCAATGGCTCCAAAGGACGAGACCTATTTAACGACTGACGAGGTCATTGCTAAATTCCATGTCTGCAAGACCACCTTGTGGACTTGGGAGAAGAATGGCTATCTGATTCCTTCACGCTGGGGAAAGCGTAAGACGTATGCCTTATCGGAACTCCATGCGCTCATGAAGGACAAGAAGAAGCGTCTGCCGAATCTTGCTGCTCAGGAGAACAAGTTGGCAGATACGCTTGGAAAGGAGGTGCAGGGCTGA